The Onychomys torridus chromosome 4, mOncTor1.1, whole genome shotgun sequence genome includes a window with the following:
- the Snta1 gene encoding alpha-1-syntrophin isoform X1, with the protein MASGRRAPRTGLLELRAGAGSGAGGERWQRVLLTLAEDALTVSPADGEPGPEPEPAQFNGAAEPGTAPPQLSEALLLQRRRVTVRKADAGGLGISIKGGRENKMPILISKIFKGLAADQTEALFVGDAILSVNGEDLSSATHDEAVQALKKTGKEVVLEVKYMKEVSPYFKNSAGGTSVGWDSPPASPLQRQPSSPGSQPRNLSEAKHISLKMAYVSRRCTPTDPEPRYLEIWAADGQDTLFLRAKDEASARSWAGAVQAQISTFIPWVKDELQALLTATGTAGSQDIKQIGWLTEQLPSGGTAPTLALLTEKELLLYCSLPQTRDALSRPARTAPLLATRLVHSGPSKGSVPYDAELSFALRTGTRHGVDTHLFSVESPQELAAWTRQLVDGCHRAAEGVQEVSTGVPACTWNGRPCNLSVHIDKGFTLWAAEPGAARAVLLRQPFEKLQMSSDDGTSLLFLDFGGAEGEIQLDLHSCPKTMVFIIHSFLSAKVTRLGLLA; encoded by the exons ATGGCGTCAGGCAGGCGCGCTCCGCGCACCGGGCTGCTGGAACTGCGCGCCGGGGCGGGCTCCGGGGCAGGAGGCGAGCGGTGGCAGCGGGTGTTGCTCACTCTGGCGGAGGACGCGCTGACCGTGAGCCCCGCCGACGGCGAGCCCGGCCCGGAGCCCGAGCCCGCGCAGTTCAACGGCGCCGCTGAGCCAGGCACTGCGCCCCCGCAGCTGTCAGAGGCGCTGCTGCTCCAGCGGCGCCGCGTGACGGTGCGCAAGGCCGACGCCGGCGGGCTGGGCATCAGCATCAAGG GGGGCCGGGAGAACAAGATGCCTATTCTCATTTCCAAGATCTTCAAGGGGCTGGCAGCAGACCAGACAGAGGCCCTCTTTGTTGGGGATGCCATCCTGTCTGTGAATGGTGAAGATCTGTCCTCTGCCACCCATGATGAAGCAGTACAGGCCCTCAAGAAGACAGGCAAGGAGGTGGTGCTGGAGG TTAAGTATATGAAGGAGGTCTCACCGTATTTCAAGAATTCTGCTGGCGGGACCTCAGTTGGCTGGGACTCACCTCCTGCCTCGCCTCTTCAACGTCAGCCTTCTTCCCCTGGCTCCCAACCCAGGAACCTCAGTGAAGCCAAACACATATCCTTGAAGATGGCATATGTCTCAAGGAGGTGCACTCCTACTGATCCGGAACCCAG GTATCTGGAGATCTGGGCAGCAGATGGCCAGGACACCCTCTTCTTGAGGGCCAAGGATGAGGCCAGTGCAAGGTCATGGGCAGGCGCTGTCCAAGCCCAGATCAGCACGTTCATCCCTTGGGTCAAGGACGAGCTGCAGGCACTGCTGACAGCCACAGGTACAGCTGGGAGCCAGGACATCAAGCAGATTGGCTGGCTGACGGAACAG TTGCCCAGTGGGGGTACGGCCCCAACCCTGGCCCTGCTGACGGAGAAGGAGTTGCTCCTCTACTGCTCTCTCCCCCAGACTCGCGATGCCCTGAGCAGGCCAGCCCGTACTGCCCCACTCCTTGCTACCAG GCTGGTACATTCGGGCCCCTCCAAGGGCTCAGTGCCCTATGATGCAGAACTCTCCTTTGCCCTGCGCACGGGCACACGTCACGGTGTGGACACTCACCTGTTCAGTGTGGAGTCACCGCaggagctggcagcctggacccGACAGCTGGTGGATGGCTGTCACCGGGCTGCCGAAGGTGTGCAAGAAGTGTCTACAGGTGTGCCAG CCTGCACGTGGAATGGCCGTCCCTGTAACCTCTCTGTGCACATTGACAAGGGCTTCACACTGTGGGCAGCTGAGCCAGGAGCCGCTCGAGCTGTGCTGCTCCGACAGCCCTTCGAGAAGCTTCAAATGTCATCAGACGATGGTACAAGTCTCCTTTTCCTGGACTTTGGGGGTGCTGAAGGAGAGATC CAGCTGGACCTGCATTCCTGTCCCAAAACTATGGTCTTTATCATCCACTCCTTCCTTTCGGCCAAAGTCACTCGCTTGGGGCTCTTGGCCTAG
- the Snta1 gene encoding alpha-1-syntrophin isoform X2: MASGRRAPRTGLLELRAGAGSGAGGERWQRVLLTLAEDALTVSPADGEPGPEPEPAQFNGAAEPGTAPPQLSEALLLQRRRVTVRKADAGGLGISIKGGRENKMPILISKIFKGLAADQTEALFVGDAILSVNGEDLSSATHDEAVQALKKTGKEVVLEVKYMKEVSPYFKNSAGGTSVGWDSPPASPLQRQPSSPGSQPRNLSEAKHISLKMAYVSRRCTPTDPEPRYLEIWAADGQDTLFLRAKDEASARSWAGAVQAQISTFIPWVKDELQALLTATGTAGSQDIKQIGWLTEQLPSGGTAPTLALLTEKELLLYCSLPQTRDALSRPARTAPLLATRLVHSGPSKGSVPYDAELSFALRTGTRHGVDTHLFSVESPQELAAWTRQLVDGCHRAAEGVQEVSTACTWNGRPCNLSVHIDKGFTLWAAEPGAARAVLLRQPFEKLQMSSDDGTSLLFLDFGGAEGEIQLDLHSCPKTMVFIIHSFLSAKVTRLGLLA; encoded by the exons ATGGCGTCAGGCAGGCGCGCTCCGCGCACCGGGCTGCTGGAACTGCGCGCCGGGGCGGGCTCCGGGGCAGGAGGCGAGCGGTGGCAGCGGGTGTTGCTCACTCTGGCGGAGGACGCGCTGACCGTGAGCCCCGCCGACGGCGAGCCCGGCCCGGAGCCCGAGCCCGCGCAGTTCAACGGCGCCGCTGAGCCAGGCACTGCGCCCCCGCAGCTGTCAGAGGCGCTGCTGCTCCAGCGGCGCCGCGTGACGGTGCGCAAGGCCGACGCCGGCGGGCTGGGCATCAGCATCAAGG GGGGCCGGGAGAACAAGATGCCTATTCTCATTTCCAAGATCTTCAAGGGGCTGGCAGCAGACCAGACAGAGGCCCTCTTTGTTGGGGATGCCATCCTGTCTGTGAATGGTGAAGATCTGTCCTCTGCCACCCATGATGAAGCAGTACAGGCCCTCAAGAAGACAGGCAAGGAGGTGGTGCTGGAGG TTAAGTATATGAAGGAGGTCTCACCGTATTTCAAGAATTCTGCTGGCGGGACCTCAGTTGGCTGGGACTCACCTCCTGCCTCGCCTCTTCAACGTCAGCCTTCTTCCCCTGGCTCCCAACCCAGGAACCTCAGTGAAGCCAAACACATATCCTTGAAGATGGCATATGTCTCAAGGAGGTGCACTCCTACTGATCCGGAACCCAG GTATCTGGAGATCTGGGCAGCAGATGGCCAGGACACCCTCTTCTTGAGGGCCAAGGATGAGGCCAGTGCAAGGTCATGGGCAGGCGCTGTCCAAGCCCAGATCAGCACGTTCATCCCTTGGGTCAAGGACGAGCTGCAGGCACTGCTGACAGCCACAGGTACAGCTGGGAGCCAGGACATCAAGCAGATTGGCTGGCTGACGGAACAG TTGCCCAGTGGGGGTACGGCCCCAACCCTGGCCCTGCTGACGGAGAAGGAGTTGCTCCTCTACTGCTCTCTCCCCCAGACTCGCGATGCCCTGAGCAGGCCAGCCCGTACTGCCCCACTCCTTGCTACCAG GCTGGTACATTCGGGCCCCTCCAAGGGCTCAGTGCCCTATGATGCAGAACTCTCCTTTGCCCTGCGCACGGGCACACGTCACGGTGTGGACACTCACCTGTTCAGTGTGGAGTCACCGCaggagctggcagcctggacccGACAGCTGGTGGATGGCTGTCACCGGGCTGCCGAAGGTGTGCAAGAAGTGTCTACAG CCTGCACGTGGAATGGCCGTCCCTGTAACCTCTCTGTGCACATTGACAAGGGCTTCACACTGTGGGCAGCTGAGCCAGGAGCCGCTCGAGCTGTGCTGCTCCGACAGCCCTTCGAGAAGCTTCAAATGTCATCAGACGATGGTACAAGTCTCCTTTTCCTGGACTTTGGGGGTGCTGAAGGAGAGATC CAGCTGGACCTGCATTCCTGTCCCAAAACTATGGTCTTTATCATCCACTCCTTCCTTTCGGCCAAAGTCACTCGCTTGGGGCTCTTGGCCTAG